ATTTCAATGACTTGTCCGCCCTGTCGTTTCATCGTTTCATAAACCTCTTCACGGACCTTACTCATGGAACCCGTTTTCCAGTCGTCACCGTGTATGATGTAATCGGGTTTGTATTTGATAAGGTTCGGAACGTAACTCCATTCTTTTTGCGGAACGATCTTTGAAACGCCTTTTATATTTTCTACGACCTTTTTGCGTTGTTCATACGTAAGATACGGTAACCGTTTGTGATTGACAATAGCCGAATCGGTAAGAAGGCCGATCGTGACCTCTCCGTATTTAGCTGCTTCCGCAATAATATTAATAATGCCCGGGTGAATGATATCGCCGGTAAGACCAAGATAGACCGTTTTTGCCAATGTAGACTCCTTGAACAGTGATCTGTGTTCAAAATAATTATACATTTGTTATACCTTAAAAAAATGTATTAAGTCCAGTATGTTTCGGTGATAAAATCGGATATTGCCTTTTTCCGGTATGATTACGGCAGTACAGGGGCGATCCTTTACAATAAGGAATATTTGTTTTACACTACTGGAATGAAGCCGTTCAAGATTATTACATTTATTTTTTTTATATTTTCGGTGCCCGCTCTTTTTTCTCAGGAAGCTTTAAAATCAGCAGAAGAAGAGTATTATGATTTTCTTTCATTGCAGGGCATGACGAGCCGTCCCTCGCTGAATTACCGGACTTTGAGTGACTCCGAATGGACTGTTGATGCCGGAGCGGAGCACGTGTGGTTTTCCAATAATTTGGGTACGAAACATATTCTTTTTGCGCCGGAAACGGCGAGCGGCAATGCGTTTTTGAGCGGAGTGAATCAGAATATAGCGTTTAAACTGTTCGGTCCCGAATGGTTCAACAGTTTTAATACGGCTGCCCCTTACGGTCAAAACGACGGCGCGTTATGGCAGGGTAGAGGGTACAATACGAGTTTGACCGCAGGCATACGATTTGAAGCATACGGATTGGCGGTAACTTTTAAACCGCAGCTCAGTTTTAGCCAGAATATGGCGTTTGATTATATAAAACCAAACTATAAAACAGTGGATTCAATCGGGGTTGCGACGATTTATAACGGAAAAGCTTCTGAGTATGGATATTACGGAGTTCCGTCTATAGATGCTCCCCAGCGATTCGGCGATAATGCATTTTTTACGTTTGATTGGGGTGACAGTGAAATCCGGTATACATGGAAATCTCTGACGGTCGGTTTTGGTACACAGACAATATGGTTAGGACCTGCCCAGCTGAATCCAATAATACATTCAAATAACGCCGCTTCATACCCGAAAATTGATATCGGGTTTCGCCGGACGCAAATCTGTCTCCCGTGGCTTGGCTGGTATATCGGTGATATGGAAGCCCGCGGATGGTGGGGAAAACTTACAGAGTCAGACTATTTTGATACTGATGAAAGTAATAACAATAACTTAATGGCAGGTCTTTCTGTTGCATACGCGCCGTCTTTCCTGCCGGGATTGACAATTGGATTTAATAGAACAAT
This sequence is a window from Treponema brennaborense DSM 12168. Protein-coding genes within it:
- a CDS encoding capsule assembly Wzi family protein; translation: MKPFKIITFIFFIFSVPALFSQEALKSAEEEYYDFLSLQGMTSRPSLNYRTLSDSEWTVDAGAEHVWFSNNLGTKHILFAPETASGNAFLSGVNQNIAFKLFGPEWFNSFNTAAPYGQNDGALWQGRGYNTSLTAGIRFEAYGLAVTFKPQLSFSQNMAFDYIKPNYKTVDSIGVATIYNGKASEYGYYGVPSIDAPQRFGDNAFFTFDWGDSEIRYTWKSLTVGFGTQTIWLGPAQLNPIIHSNNAASYPKIDIGFRRTQICLPWLGWYIGDMEARGWWGKLTESDYFDTDESNNNNLMAGLSVAYAPSFLPGLTIGFNRTMLSKWSDITAYTLFRIYTPFIQGGSDASDQRFSFTFDYVIPKAGFEVYLEWARNDFSPNFDYILRYPFHTQGWTFGAQKALSISANFKLKLLLELTYLECSADYDRLINWYSTFYAHHLITQGYTNGGQWLGAGIGTGGNSQYFGIQLYHKKGDITLFAQRRNPDLDYTMYIDAKKYAEECANGNYVAESNIRMMLSFGLKGNFYIQKNLRISGAYIFTDERNPLNKSNDDHSSKHRYNNTFSVSLKYNL